A stretch of the Serratia marcescens genome encodes the following:
- the citX gene encoding citrate lyase holo-[acyl-carrier protein] synthase, which translates to MAAVDPQLAAERAVSLPALLTSRECRQARQQAWLAQHQCTLLVLTLVVPGPVKDSALTRGIFNLGWAALLRLCAEQGWPSPQAEALALATGCEGFVALRADAQRVKDCAMQLEVSRPIGRLWDIDVLDTQGRILSRRDIGLPERRCLLCGQPAKICVRQRRHSSEQLLHEMERMFNDAISAD; encoded by the coding sequence ATGGCCGCCGTCGATCCCCAACTGGCCGCCGAACGTGCGGTCAGCCTGCCGGCGCTGCTCACCAGCCGCGAATGCCGCCAGGCGCGGCAGCAGGCGTGGCTGGCGCAGCACCAGTGCACGCTGCTGGTGCTGACGCTGGTGGTGCCCGGCCCGGTGAAGGACAGCGCGCTGACGCGCGGCATCTTCAATCTGGGGTGGGCGGCGTTGCTGCGGCTGTGCGCCGAACAGGGTTGGCCCAGCCCGCAGGCCGAGGCGCTGGCGCTCGCCACCGGCTGCGAAGGGTTTGTCGCGCTGCGCGCCGATGCCCAGCGGGTGAAGGACTGCGCCATGCAGCTGGAGGTGAGCCGCCCGATCGGCCGGCTGTGGGATATCGACGTGCTGGATACGCAGGGGCGCATTTTGTCGCGCCGTGACATCGGCCTGCCGGAACGGCGCTGCCTGCTGTGCGGCCAACCGGCCAAGATCTGCGTCCGCCAGCGGCGGCACAGCAGCGAGCAGCTGCTGCATGAAATGGAAAGGATGTTCAACGATGCGATCTCTGCCGATTAA
- a CDS encoding anion permease, which produces MSQTQEKIWKAIAPLAVLAILLLIPVPDGMPPQAWHYFAIFVAMIVGMILEPIPATAISFIAVTVSVLSANWVLFGAQELAEPGFKAGKEALKWGLAGFSSTTVWLVFGAFIFALGYEATGLGRRIALFLVKFMGKRTLTLGYAVVIIDILLAPFTPSNTARTGGTVFPVVKNLPPLFDSFPNDPSSRRIGGYLMWMMVVGTSISSSMFVTGAAPNVLGIEFVGKIAGVHISWMQWFLAFLPVGLLLLIIAPLISYYLYKPGVTHSSEVAAWADTALGEMGKLTRKEYTLIGLVLLSLCLWVFGGKMLDATAVCLLAVSLMLALHVVSWKEITKYSSAWNTLVNLATLVVMANGLTRSGFIDWFAQTMSTHLDGFSPNMTVVALVLVFYFAHYLFASLSAHTATMLPVILAVGKGLPGVPMEQLSMLLVLSIGIMGVLTPYATGPGVIIYGCGYVKSKDYWRLGGILGVVYIAALLLIGWPIMSLWY; this is translated from the coding sequence ATGTCCCAAACCCAGGAAAAGATCTGGAAAGCGATAGCGCCGCTGGCGGTGCTCGCGATCCTGTTATTGATACCGGTTCCCGACGGCATGCCGCCGCAGGCCTGGCACTACTTCGCCATCTTCGTGGCGATGATCGTCGGCATGATTCTGGAGCCGATCCCGGCCACCGCCATCAGCTTTATCGCAGTGACCGTCAGCGTGCTGAGCGCCAACTGGGTGCTGTTCGGCGCGCAGGAGCTGGCGGAGCCGGGCTTCAAGGCCGGTAAAGAGGCGCTGAAATGGGGGCTGGCGGGCTTCTCCAGCACCACCGTCTGGCTGGTGTTCGGCGCCTTTATCTTCGCGCTGGGCTACGAGGCCACCGGGCTGGGGCGGCGCATCGCGCTGTTCCTGGTGAAGTTCATGGGCAAGCGCACGCTGACGCTGGGCTATGCGGTGGTGATCATCGATATCCTGCTGGCGCCGTTCACGCCGTCCAACACCGCGCGCACCGGCGGCACGGTATTCCCGGTGGTGAAAAACCTGCCGCCGCTGTTCGATTCCTTCCCCAACGATCCCTCCTCACGCCGCATCGGCGGTTACCTGATGTGGATGATGGTGGTCGGCACCAGCATCAGCTCCTCGATGTTCGTCACCGGCGCCGCGCCGAACGTGCTGGGCATCGAGTTCGTCGGCAAGATCGCCGGGGTGCACATCAGCTGGATGCAGTGGTTCCTGGCGTTCCTGCCGGTCGGCCTGCTGCTGCTGATCATCGCGCCGCTGATCTCCTACTACCTGTACAAACCGGGCGTGACCCACAGCAGCGAAGTGGCCGCCTGGGCGGATACCGCGCTGGGGGAAATGGGCAAGCTGACGCGCAAGGAATACACCCTGATCGGCCTGGTGCTGCTCAGCCTGTGCCTGTGGGTGTTCGGCGGCAAAATGCTGGACGCCACCGCGGTGTGTCTGTTGGCGGTGTCGCTGATGCTGGCGCTGCACGTGGTGTCGTGGAAAGAGATCACCAAATATTCCAGCGCCTGGAACACGCTGGTTAACCTGGCGACGCTGGTGGTGATGGCCAACGGCCTGACGCGCTCCGGCTTTATCGACTGGTTCGCCCAGACCATGAGCACCCACCTGGACGGCTTCTCGCCGAACATGACGGTGGTGGCGCTGGTGCTGGTGTTCTACTTCGCCCACTACCTGTTCGCCAGCCTGTCGGCGCACACCGCCACTATGCTGCCGGTGATCCTGGCGGTCGGCAAAGGGCTGCCGGGCGTGCCGATGGAGCAGCTGTCGATGCTGCTGGTGCTGTCGATCGGTATCATGGGCGTGCTGACGCCGTACGCCACCGGGCCGGGGGTGATCATCTACGGCTGCGGCTACGTGAAGTCGAAAGACTACTGGCGCCTGGGCGGCATTCTCGGCGTGGTGTACATTGCCGCGCTGCTGCTGATCGGCTGGCCGATCATGAGCCTGTGGTACTGA
- the agp gene encoding bifunctional glucose-1-phosphatase/inositol phosphatase, which yields MRKKTLLLCLPLLFTGSALADAGGYQLEQVLVMSRHNLRAPLANNGSVLAQSTPKAWPAWETPGGQLTTKGGVLEVYMGHYFNAWLKQTGLLPQEGCPTASSVYVYANSLQRTVATAQFFSNGAFPGCDVSVHHQDKMGEMDPTFNPIITDTSEAFNQQALAAMNAALGSLKLDAAYQQLAKIIDYKDSAACKTDKHCDLTKEASVMSAVPGKEPGVSGPLRVGNSLVDAFMLQYYEGFPMKEVAWGKIATPHQWQQLAQLKDGYQDSLFTSPVVAQNVAKPLLTYINNALLGERKPDAPKLTVLVGHDSNIASLLSAMQFQPYQLPQQYEKTPIGGKLVFQRWRDAQNDRELLKIEYVYQSTEQLRKAMPLTLQTPPQRVTLALKGCPIDKDGFCAWSDFEKTMKGIL from the coding sequence ATGAGAAAAAAAACGTTATTACTGTGCCTGCCTTTGTTATTCACCGGGAGCGCGCTGGCAGACGCCGGCGGTTATCAGCTGGAACAGGTGCTGGTCATGAGCCGCCATAACCTGCGCGCGCCGCTGGCCAACAACGGCAGCGTGCTGGCGCAGTCTACGCCGAAGGCCTGGCCGGCCTGGGAAACGCCGGGCGGCCAGCTGACCACCAAGGGCGGGGTGCTGGAAGTGTATATGGGGCACTACTTCAACGCCTGGCTGAAACAGACCGGCCTGTTGCCGCAAGAGGGCTGCCCGACTGCCAGCAGCGTGTATGTCTACGCCAACAGCCTGCAGCGCACGGTGGCCACGGCGCAGTTCTTCAGCAACGGCGCGTTCCCCGGCTGTGACGTCAGCGTGCACCATCAGGACAAGATGGGCGAGATGGATCCGACCTTCAACCCGATCATCACCGACACCAGCGAGGCCTTCAACCAGCAGGCGCTGGCGGCGATGAACGCCGCGCTGGGCTCGCTGAAGCTGGACGCGGCTTACCAACAGCTGGCGAAGATCATCGACTACAAGGATTCCGCCGCCTGCAAGACCGACAAACACTGTGACTTGACCAAAGAAGCCAGCGTGATGAGCGCGGTGCCGGGCAAAGAGCCGGGCGTCTCCGGCCCGCTGCGGGTGGGCAACTCGCTGGTGGACGCCTTTATGCTGCAGTATTACGAAGGTTTCCCGATGAAAGAGGTGGCCTGGGGCAAAATCGCCACCCCGCACCAGTGGCAGCAGCTGGCGCAGCTGAAAGACGGCTATCAGGACTCGCTGTTCACCTCGCCGGTGGTGGCGCAGAACGTCGCCAAGCCGCTGCTGACCTATATCAACAACGCGCTGCTCGGCGAGCGCAAACCGGACGCGCCGAAGCTGACGGTGCTGGTCGGCCACGATTCCAATATTGCCTCGCTGTTGTCGGCCATGCAGTTCCAGCCGTATCAGCTGCCGCAGCAATACGAGAAAACGCCGATCGGCGGCAAACTGGTGTTCCAGCGCTGGCGCGACGCGCAGAACGACCGTGAATTGCTGAAGATCGAGTACGTCTATCAGTCCACCGAACAGCTGCGCAAGGCGATGCCGCTGACGCTGCAAACCCCGCCGCAGCGGGTAACGCTGGCGCTGAAAGGCTGCCCGATCGACAAAGACGGTTTCTGCGCCTGGAGCGATTTCGAGAAGACCATGAAAGGCATCTTGTAA
- the citG gene encoding triphosphoribosyl-dephospho-CoA synthase CitG, with protein MRSLPINLPAHRAEPACDFARAAFRALLVEVNLTPKPGLVDRHNTGAHRDMDLGHFYRSARAIGVWLPRFIQRGREDAALPAEQQLARLRPLGLACENQMFRATGGINTHKGSVFSLGLLCTAFGRLQQQGRAIGAEALCAEVAAMCRGLVDRELRRNNAGQTAGQRLFAAHGLSGARGEAEAGFRLVIDGALPLYRQRLAADGDEQRALLDSLLWLMAHNDDTNVASRGGLHGLRWLRRRAALLLAQGGSAGEAGLARLRRFDADCIARNLSPGGSADLLIVTWLLAQLGAQE; from the coding sequence ATGCGATCTCTGCCGATTAACCTGCCCGCCCACCGTGCCGAACCGGCCTGCGATTTCGCCCGCGCCGCTTTCCGCGCGCTGCTGGTGGAAGTCAACCTCACGCCCAAGCCGGGGCTGGTGGATCGCCATAACACCGGCGCCCACCGCGACATGGATCTCGGGCACTTCTATCGCAGCGCCCGCGCCATCGGCGTGTGGCTGCCGCGCTTTATCCAACGCGGGCGCGAGGACGCCGCTTTGCCGGCAGAGCAGCAGCTGGCGCGGCTGCGGCCGCTCGGCCTGGCCTGCGAAAACCAGATGTTCCGCGCCACCGGCGGCATTAACACCCACAAGGGCAGCGTGTTCTCGCTCGGGTTGCTGTGCACCGCCTTCGGCCGCCTGCAGCAGCAGGGCCGCGCCATCGGCGCCGAAGCGCTGTGCGCCGAGGTGGCGGCGATGTGCCGGGGGCTGGTGGATCGCGAGCTGCGGCGCAACAACGCTGGGCAGACCGCCGGCCAGCGGCTGTTCGCCGCGCACGGGTTGAGCGGCGCACGCGGCGAGGCGGAGGCCGGTTTCCGGCTGGTCATTGACGGCGCGCTGCCGCTGTATCGGCAACGGCTGGCCGCCGATGGCGACGAACAGCGGGCGCTGCTGGACAGCCTGCTGTGGCTGATGGCCCACAACGACGACACCAACGTCGCCTCGCGCGGCGGCCTGCACGGGCTGCGCTGGCTGCGGCGCCGGGCGGCATTGCTGCTGGCGCAGGGCGGCTCGGCGGGGGAGGCGGGTCTGGCGCGCCTGCGGCGCTTCGATGCCGACTGCATCGCCCGCAACCTCAGCCCCGGCGGCAGCGCCGACCTGTTGATAGTGACCTGGCTGCTGGCGCAGCTGGGTGCCCAAGAATAA
- the citF gene encoding citrate lyase subunit alpha: MNRQQRLMTFANPADLPGYQDVSKANLQARKPRDLKLCDSLQEAVRRSGLQDGMTISFHHAFRGGDLTLNQVMETLAAMGFRNLTLASSSLTDCHAPLVEHIRHGVVSRIYTSGLRGPLADAVSRGLLAEPVQIHSHGGRVNLIESGELKIDVAFLGVPACDEFGNANGYSGEACCGSLGYARVDAEAAGTVVLLTEQLVPYPHHPASLAQDRVDLIVQLERVGDADKIGADATRMTSNPRELLIARRAAEVIAGSGYFTEGFSLQTGTGGASLAVTRFLEDKMRARGIRAAFALGGITSTMVDLHEKGLIGKLLDVQSFDRAAATSLARNPRHIEISANQYANFSSKGASVDRLDVVVLSALEIDTGFNVNVLTGSDGVLRGASGGHCDTAAAARLAIIVAPLVRGRIPTLVEQVTTCVTPGSSIDILVTDHGIAVNPARPELAQRLREAGLEVVSIDWLRARALQLTGEPQPIAFTDKVVAVVRYRDGSVIDVVHQVAE, from the coding sequence ATGAACCGCCAACAACGATTGATGACCTTCGCCAACCCGGCGGATCTGCCGGGCTATCAGGACGTGTCCAAAGCCAATCTGCAGGCGCGCAAACCGCGCGATCTCAAGCTGTGCGACTCCTTGCAGGAAGCGGTGCGCCGCAGCGGGCTGCAGGACGGCATGACCATTTCCTTCCACCATGCGTTTCGCGGCGGCGATTTGACCCTCAACCAGGTGATGGAGACGCTGGCGGCGATGGGGTTCCGCAACCTGACGCTGGCCTCCAGCTCGCTGACCGACTGCCATGCGCCGCTGGTTGAGCATATCCGCCACGGCGTGGTGAGCCGCATTTACACCTCCGGGCTGCGCGGCCCGCTGGCGGACGCCGTTTCGCGCGGCCTGCTGGCGGAGCCGGTGCAAATTCACTCGCACGGCGGCCGGGTCAACCTGATCGAATCCGGCGAGCTGAAGATAGACGTGGCCTTCCTCGGCGTGCCGGCCTGCGATGAGTTCGGCAACGCCAACGGCTACAGCGGTGAAGCCTGCTGCGGCTCGCTCGGCTATGCGCGGGTGGACGCCGAGGCGGCGGGCACCGTGGTGCTGCTGACCGAGCAGCTGGTGCCGTATCCGCATCATCCCGCCAGCCTGGCGCAGGATCGGGTGGATCTGATCGTGCAGCTGGAGCGGGTGGGCGACGCCGACAAGATCGGCGCCGACGCCACGCGCATGACCTCGAACCCGCGCGAGCTGCTGATCGCCCGCCGCGCCGCCGAGGTGATCGCCGGTTCCGGCTACTTCACCGAAGGCTTCTCGCTGCAAACCGGCACCGGCGGCGCCTCGCTGGCGGTGACCCGGTTCCTGGAGGACAAGATGCGCGCCCGCGGCATTCGCGCCGCGTTCGCCCTTGGCGGCATCACCTCGACCATGGTGGATCTGCACGAGAAAGGGCTGATCGGCAAGCTGCTGGACGTGCAGAGCTTCGATCGGGCGGCGGCGACCTCGCTGGCGCGCAACCCGCGCCATATCGAAATCAGCGCCAACCAGTACGCCAACTTCAGTTCCAAGGGCGCGTCGGTCGATCGGCTCGACGTGGTGGTGCTGAGCGCGCTGGAAATCGACACCGGCTTCAACGTTAACGTGCTGACCGGCTCCGACGGCGTGCTGCGCGGCGCGTCCGGCGGCCACTGCGACACCGCCGCCGCCGCACGGCTGGCGATCATCGTTGCGCCGTTGGTGCGCGGGCGTATCCCGACGCTGGTGGAGCAGGTGACCACCTGCGTCACGCCGGGCTCCAGCATCGACATTCTGGTGACCGACCACGGCATCGCCGTCAACCCGGCGCGGCCGGAGCTGGCGCAGCGCCTGCGGGAGGCCGGGCTCGAGGTGGTGAGCATCGATTGGCTGCGCGCCCGCGCGCTGCAACTGACCGGCGAACCGCAGCCGATCGCCTTTACCGACAAGGTGGTGGCGGTGGTGCGCTACCGCGACGGCTCGGTGATCGACGTGGTGCATCAGGTGGCGGAGTAA
- the rarD gene encoding EamA family transporter RarD: MIKGITLSVVASIFFGAMYYFTSTLTPLNGEQVYGWRTLLTLPFLTLFMALSGDWRKVGDTLAWIGQRPQRLLGLLLTSALLGVQLWLFLWAPLHGKALDVSLGYFLLPLTMVLAGRFFYRDRLSLLQKLAVACAMVGVGNELYQAGGVSWPTLVVALGYPFYFILRRRFGTDNLGGLWCELALMLPAAAWFAFGDGGAAALKINAELYWRIPLLGIISAVALVCYILASRLLPFSLFGLLSYVEPVLLVIVALLLGESIGQSEWPTYLAIWLAVLLLAAEGAQHLLRRQRV, encoded by the coding sequence GTGATTAAGGGCATCACTCTTTCGGTCGTCGCCTCCATCTTTTTCGGCGCGATGTATTACTTCACCTCTACCCTCACCCCGCTGAACGGCGAGCAGGTCTACGGCTGGCGCACGCTGCTGACGCTGCCGTTCCTGACGCTGTTTATGGCGCTGTCCGGCGATTGGCGCAAAGTGGGCGACACGCTGGCCTGGATCGGCCAACGGCCGCAGCGCCTGCTGGGCCTGCTGCTCACCTCGGCGCTGCTGGGGGTGCAGCTGTGGCTGTTCCTGTGGGCGCCGCTGCACGGCAAGGCGCTCGACGTGTCGCTCGGCTATTTTCTGCTGCCGCTGACCATGGTGCTGGCGGGCCGTTTTTTCTACCGCGATCGGCTGTCGCTGCTGCAAAAACTGGCGGTGGCGTGCGCCATGGTGGGGGTGGGCAATGAGCTGTATCAGGCGGGCGGCGTCTCGTGGCCGACGCTGGTGGTGGCGCTGGGCTATCCGTTCTACTTTATTTTGCGGCGGCGTTTCGGCACCGACAATCTCGGCGGGCTGTGGTGCGAGCTGGCGCTGATGCTGCCTGCGGCGGCCTGGTTCGCCTTCGGCGACGGCGGCGCGGCGGCGCTGAAAATTAATGCCGAGCTGTATTGGCGCATTCCGCTGCTCGGCATCATCAGCGCCGTGGCGCTGGTGTGTTACATCCTCGCCAGCCGCCTGCTGCCGTTCAGCCTGTTCGGCCTGCTGAGCTATGTGGAACCGGTGCTGCTGGTGATCGTCGCACTGCTGCTCGGCGAAAGCATCGGCCAAAGCGAATGGCCGACCTATCTGGCGATCTGGCTGGCGGTGCTGCTGCTGGCGGCGGAAGGCGCGCAGCACCTGCTGCGCCGCCAGCGGGTCTGA
- the citE gene encoding citrate (pro-3S)-lyase subunit beta: MKTLNKTRLRRSMLFVPGANAAMVSNAFIYQADALMFDLEDSVILREKDAARRLVYHALQHPLYQEVETIVRVNALDSAYGLADLQAVVRGGADIVRLPKTDSAQDVIDMEREIAAIEAACGRPVGSTGLLAAIESAQGITNAVAIAHASPRLIGIALGAEDYVRNLRTERSPEGIELLFARCSLLQAARAAGIQAFDTVYSDANNEAGFLQEAALIKQLGFDGKSLINPRQIELLHNLYAPTAKEVAHAQRVVDAAEAAERDGRGVVSLNGKMVDSPVIERARLVLERAALSGLREEPAQHGEEA; this comes from the coding sequence ATGAAAACGCTGAATAAAACCCGGCTGCGCCGCAGCATGCTGTTCGTCCCCGGCGCCAACGCGGCGATGGTCAGCAACGCCTTTATCTACCAGGCCGATGCCCTGATGTTCGATCTGGAAGACTCGGTGATCCTGCGTGAAAAAGACGCGGCGCGCCGGCTGGTGTACCACGCGCTGCAGCACCCGCTGTACCAGGAGGTGGAAACCATCGTGCGCGTCAATGCGCTCGACTCCGCCTACGGCCTGGCGGACCTGCAGGCGGTGGTGCGCGGCGGCGCGGACATCGTGCGCCTGCCGAAGACCGACAGCGCGCAGGACGTTATCGACATGGAACGCGAGATCGCCGCCATCGAAGCGGCCTGCGGCCGGCCGGTCGGCAGCACCGGGCTGCTGGCGGCGATCGAATCGGCGCAGGGCATCACCAACGCGGTAGCGATCGCGCACGCTTCGCCGCGGCTTATCGGCATCGCGCTGGGGGCGGAGGACTACGTGCGCAACCTGCGCACCGAACGCTCGCCGGAGGGCATCGAGCTGCTGTTCGCTCGTTGTTCGCTGCTGCAGGCGGCGCGCGCCGCCGGCATTCAGGCGTTCGACACCGTCTATTCCGACGCCAATAACGAGGCCGGCTTCCTGCAGGAAGCGGCGCTGATCAAACAGCTCGGCTTCGACGGCAAATCGCTGATCAACCCGCGCCAGATTGAGCTGCTGCACAACCTGTACGCGCCGACCGCCAAAGAGGTGGCGCACGCGCAGCGGGTGGTGGACGCCGCCGAAGCGGCGGAGCGGGATGGGCGCGGCGTGGTGTCGCTCAACGGAAAAATGGTCGACAGCCCGGTGATTGAACGCGCCCGGCTGGTGCTGGAGCGCGCCGCGCTGTCCGGCTTACGGGAAGAACCGGCGCAGCACGGGGAGGAAGCATGA
- a CDS encoding isochorismate synthase — MATLTTENQTFLGFVYAEQSTFLYRSEFRSLSADGVFERIETPAFGGEQEGSALTQHIRQALARAKTAGQETPVVVGAIPFDTRRPSSLYVPENCQFVANDSFTRAARPMLQQPHRLAACTSIPDEPRFKHAVAEAVSRFKQGKLDKAVLSRILDIELEQPVAGHQILNNLMVQNPTGYHFSLPLADGGVLIGASPELLIRKQGGEIHTNPLAGSARRQDDPQQDRLGSERLMRSTKDKYEHKLVIDDIRRHLAPLCASLSVPSGPSLLSTGTMWHLSTRIRGELLNPNLNVMQLACLLHPTPALCGFPTESARQLIADLEPHDRGLFSGIVGWCDANGDGEWAIVIRSGLLRGNRVRLFAGAGIVAASTPQSEWLETAAKLGTMLNAFGLNSGAL, encoded by the coding sequence GTGGCGACACTGACGACAGAAAACCAAACCTTCCTCGGGTTTGTGTACGCCGAACAATCGACCTTTTTGTACCGGTCTGAATTCCGTTCCCTCTCCGCCGACGGCGTGTTCGAGCGTATCGAGACGCCGGCGTTCGGCGGCGAGCAGGAAGGCAGCGCGCTGACGCAGCATATCCGCCAGGCGCTGGCGCGCGCCAAAACCGCCGGCCAGGAGACGCCGGTGGTGGTGGGCGCCATTCCGTTCGATACGCGCCGGCCTTCCAGCCTGTACGTGCCTGAAAACTGCCAGTTTGTCGCCAACGACAGCTTTACCCGCGCCGCGCGCCCGATGCTGCAACAGCCGCATCGCCTGGCCGCCTGCACCAGCATTCCGGACGAGCCGCGCTTCAAGCACGCGGTGGCGGAAGCGGTCAGCCGCTTTAAACAGGGCAAGCTGGACAAGGCGGTGCTGTCGCGCATCCTCGACATTGAGCTGGAGCAGCCGGTGGCGGGCCATCAGATCCTCAATAACCTGATGGTGCAGAACCCGACCGGTTACCACTTTTCCCTGCCGCTGGCCGATGGCGGCGTGCTGATCGGCGCCAGCCCGGAGCTGCTGATCCGCAAGCAGGGCGGCGAGATCCACACCAATCCGCTGGCGGGCTCGGCGCGCCGTCAGGACGATCCGCAGCAGGATCGCCTCGGCAGCGAGCGCCTGATGCGCTCGACCAAAGACAAATACGAACACAAGCTGGTGATCGACGACATTCGCCGCCACCTGGCGCCGCTGTGCGCCAGCCTGAGCGTGCCCAGCGGCCCATCGCTGCTCAGCACCGGTACCATGTGGCACCTGTCCACCCGCATTCGCGGCGAGTTGCTGAACCCGAATCTCAACGTGATGCAGCTGGCTTGCCTACTGCATCCGACGCCGGCGCTGTGCGGCTTCCCGACCGAGAGCGCCCGCCAGCTGATCGCCGATCTGGAACCGCACGATCGCGGCCTGTTCAGCGGCATTGTCGGCTGGTGCGACGCCAACGGCGACGGCGAGTGGGCGATCGTCATCCGCAGCGGCCTGCTGCGCGGCAACCGGGTGCGGCTGTTCGCCGGCGCGGGCATCGTCGCCGCCTCAACGCCGCAGTCCGAGTGGCTGGAAACCGCCGCCAAACTGGGCACCATGCTCAACGCTTTCGGCCTGAACAGCGGCGCGCTGTAG
- the dhbA gene encoding 2,3-dihydro-2,3-dihydroxybenzoate dehydrogenase, with product MSIQMDFTGKRVWVTGAARGIGEQIARHFLTQGAEVVGFDREFANPDLPYPCVTLDISRPEQVEAVCRQQLAENPRLDVLVNAAGILRMGNTEDLSVDDWHQCINVNASGAFYLFRAVLPHFKAQRSGAIVSIGSNAAHVPRAQMAAYCASKAALTSLNHCVGLEMAPFGVRCNLVSPGSTDTPMQRGMWQTDDAQQRTIAGFPEMFKLGIPLGKIARPDEIANAVLFLASDLASHITMQDIVIDGGATLAA from the coding sequence ATGAGCATTCAGATGGATTTCACCGGTAAACGCGTGTGGGTGACCGGCGCGGCGCGCGGCATCGGCGAGCAGATCGCCCGCCATTTTTTGACGCAGGGCGCCGAGGTGGTGGGATTTGACCGCGAGTTCGCCAATCCGGATCTGCCTTATCCTTGCGTGACGTTGGACATCAGCCGGCCGGAGCAGGTGGAGGCGGTGTGCCGCCAACAGCTGGCGGAGAACCCGCGACTGGACGTGTTGGTCAACGCCGCCGGCATTCTGCGCATGGGCAATACCGAAGATCTGAGCGTGGATGACTGGCATCAGTGCATCAACGTCAACGCTTCGGGGGCGTTTTACCTGTTCCGCGCCGTGCTGCCGCACTTCAAGGCGCAGCGCAGCGGGGCGATCGTCAGCATCGGCTCCAATGCCGCGCACGTGCCGCGCGCGCAGATGGCGGCTTACTGCGCCTCCAAGGCGGCGCTGACCAGCCTGAACCACTGTGTGGGGCTGGAGATGGCGCCGTTCGGCGTGCGCTGCAATCTGGTGTCGCCGGGCTCGACCGACACGCCGATGCAGCGCGGCATGTGGCAGACCGACGATGCGCAACAACGCACCATCGCCGGCTTCCCCGAAATGTTCAAGCTGGGGATCCCGCTGGGCAAAATCGCCCGCCCGGATGAGATCGCCAACGCGGTGTTGTTCCTGGCCTCCGATTTGGCCAGCCACATCACCATGCAGGACATCGTGATCGACGGCGGCGCCACGCTGGCCGCCTGA
- the citD gene encoding citrate lyase acyl carrier protein encodes MKIIREAMAGTLESSDVMVRIAPAEGPQHDLLIASSVEKQFGAAIRHTLLEVLQRYEVEPVQVIVDDKGALDCVLRARLETALMRACEGGQLPWEAKDENAE; translated from the coding sequence ATGAAAATTATCCGAGAAGCAATGGCCGGCACGCTGGAATCCAGCGATGTCATGGTGCGCATCGCGCCCGCCGAGGGGCCGCAGCACGATCTGTTGATCGCCAGCAGCGTGGAAAAACAGTTCGGCGCGGCGATCCGCCACACCCTGCTGGAGGTGCTGCAGCGTTATGAGGTGGAGCCGGTGCAGGTGATCGTCGATGACAAAGGCGCGCTGGACTGCGTGCTGCGCGCCCGGCTGGAAACCGCGCTGATGCGCGCCTGCGAGGGCGGCCAACTGCCGTGGGAGGCGAAAGATGAAAACGCTGAATAA
- a CDS encoding 4'-phosphopantetheinyl transferase family protein has product MPTFIRNIEFFTPDGYPGQVARCHFALAEYRDESFPEAGFALPDHLARAVPKRRAEYLAGRFLARQLLAPLGFADFTLARGEDRAPQWPPGIAGALSHNSDTALCAVHRESGLGGVGLDVETLLSDVRAEELWGAIVSAGEREALLREALPFNELLTLTFSAKESLFKALYPQVRCYFDFLDARMVAVDTQRQTFVLALLKTLTPNCPAGRRFNGRFWREGDGVTTFIFC; this is encoded by the coding sequence TTGCCCACTTTTATCCGCAATATCGAATTTTTCACGCCGGACGGCTATCCGGGCCAGGTGGCGCGCTGCCATTTTGCGCTGGCGGAGTATCGTGACGAGAGTTTTCCCGAGGCGGGCTTTGCGCTGCCGGATCATCTGGCGCGCGCGGTGCCGAAGCGCCGCGCGGAGTATCTGGCCGGGCGTTTTCTGGCGCGGCAACTGTTGGCGCCGCTCGGTTTTGCCGATTTCACCCTGGCGCGCGGCGAAGATCGCGCGCCGCAGTGGCCGCCGGGCATCGCCGGGGCGCTGAGCCATAATTCGGATACCGCGCTGTGCGCTGTGCACCGCGAGAGCGGGCTGGGCGGCGTTGGGCTGGATGTGGAGACGCTGCTCTCCGACGTGCGGGCGGAGGAGCTGTGGGGGGCGATCGTTTCGGCGGGGGAGCGCGAGGCGTTGCTGCGCGAGGCGCTGCCGTTCAATGAACTGCTGACGCTGACGTTTTCCGCCAAAGAGAGCCTGTTCAAGGCGCTTTATCCGCAGGTGCGCTGTTACTTCGATTTTCTCGATGCGCGCATGGTCGCCGTGGATACGCAGCGGCAGACGTTTGTATTAGCGTTGCTTAAGACGTTGACGCCAAATTGCCCCGCCGGCCGCCGGTTTAACGGGCGTTTTTGGCGTGAAGGTGACGGCGTCACGACTTTTATTTTCTGTTAA